A section of the Chryseobacterium ginsenosidimutans genome encodes:
- a CDS encoding alpha-ketoacid dehydrogenase subunit alpha/beta has product MENTLHEKVSQDILLKAYNHMMLAKAMADIYEENRNVCKYVHSTSRGHEAIQLATAYQLKKEDWVSPYYRDESILLGIGFEPYQLMLQLLAKADDPFSGGRSYYSHPSSRDEDKPKIIHQSSATGMQTIPTAGVAQGIKYIQDFNLQEFENNPVVICSLGDNSVTEGEVSEALQFSALHQLPIIFLVQDNEWGISVTKDEARTCDAYDFVAGFVGLSRMRVDGTDFIESFEVMKKAVDFVRTERKPLVVCAKTVLIGHHTSGVRREFYRDEEDLTKHRSKDPGEILRNQLIDAGVDEELLKQITKKARLEAEEAFERAQKAEDPKPETVMQHIFAPTPITEEVGTREPEGGEKIVMVDAAIHAIQEIMWKHPEALLYGQDVGERIGGVFRETVTLGKKFGSKRVFNTAIQEAYIIGSTTGMSAVGLKPIVEVQFADYIYPGINQLITEISKSSYLTQGKFPVSNIIRVPIGAYGGGGPYHSGSVESILANIKGIKIAYPSNAADFKGLLKAAYYDPNPVVMLEHKGLYWSKVPGTEDAKTIEPAEDYILPFGKGKVIIEANKEETEKGRTLLVVTYGMGIYWAKEAAKNFTGRVEVIDLRTLIPLDEELVFERVKTHGKCIVLTEEQLNNSFAEAFAHRISKNCFKYLDAPVETMGSLDTPAVPINLVLEKEMLPNAEKLSAKIEEMLKY; this is encoded by the coding sequence ATGGAAAATACACTTCACGAAAAAGTTTCTCAAGATATTTTGCTTAAGGCTTATAACCACATGATGCTTGCAAAAGCGATGGCAGACATTTACGAAGAAAACAGGAATGTTTGTAAATACGTTCATAGTACATCAAGAGGTCATGAAGCGATTCAGTTGGCAACCGCTTATCAGTTAAAAAAAGAAGACTGGGTTTCTCCTTATTACAGAGACGAAAGTATCCTGTTGGGAATCGGTTTCGAACCTTACCAATTGATGCTGCAGTTATTGGCAAAAGCAGATGATCCTTTTTCAGGAGGCAGATCTTATTATTCTCACCCTTCGAGCAGAGATGAAGACAAACCGAAAATCATTCATCAAAGTTCAGCAACAGGAATGCAGACTATTCCGACGGCTGGAGTTGCACAAGGAATTAAATATATTCAGGATTTTAATTTACAGGAATTTGAAAACAATCCGGTTGTAATTTGTAGCCTTGGAGACAATTCTGTAACGGAAGGAGAAGTGAGTGAAGCACTACAATTTTCAGCGTTGCATCAGCTTCCGATCATTTTCCTGGTTCAGGATAATGAATGGGGAATTTCTGTGACGAAAGATGAAGCAAGAACATGCGATGCCTACGATTTTGTAGCAGGATTTGTAGGATTAAGCAGAATGAGAGTAGACGGAACAGATTTCATTGAAAGTTTCGAAGTCATGAAAAAAGCAGTTGATTTTGTGCGAACCGAAAGAAAACCTTTAGTTGTTTGTGCAAAAACAGTGTTGATTGGTCACCATACTTCTGGAGTAAGAAGAGAATTTTACAGAGATGAAGAAGATTTAACAAAACACAGATCTAAAGATCCGGGAGAAATCCTTAGAAATCAATTAATTGATGCTGGTGTTGATGAAGAATTATTAAAACAGATCACTAAAAAAGCCCGTCTGGAAGCTGAAGAAGCTTTCGAAAGAGCTCAAAAGGCCGAAGATCCGAAGCCTGAAACGGTAATGCAACATATTTTTGCTCCAACTCCGATTACGGAAGAAGTTGGAACCCGTGAACCTGAAGGCGGTGAAAAAATAGTAATGGTTGATGCAGCCATTCACGCCATTCAGGAGATTATGTGGAAACACCCTGAAGCTTTATTGTACGGGCAAGACGTTGGTGAAAGAATTGGTGGCGTTTTCCGTGAAACAGTAACGTTAGGAAAGAAATTCGGAAGCAAAAGAGTGTTTAATACAGCCATTCAGGAAGCGTATATTATCGGTTCCACAACAGGTATGAGTGCCGTTGGTTTAAAACCGATTGTTGAGGTTCAGTTTGCAGACTATATCTATCCGGGAATCAATCAGTTGATTACGGAAATTTCAAAATCAAGTTATTTAACCCAGGGTAAATTCCCTGTAAGTAATATTATCAGAGTTCCGATCGGAGCTTACGGCGGCGGCGGACCTTACCACAGCGGAAGTGTTGAAAGTATTTTAGCCAATATTAAAGGGATAAAAATCGCTTATCCAAGTAATGCAGCCGATTTTAAAGGATTATTAAAAGCAGCGTATTACGACCCGAATCCAGTGGTGATGTTAGAGCATAAAGGTTTATACTGGAGCAAAGTTCCGGGAACGGAAGACGCAAAAACGATCGAACCTGCAGAAGATTACATTTTACCATTTGGAAAAGGAAAAGTAATTATCGAAGCGAATAAAGAAGAAACCGAAAAAGGCAGAACTTTATTGGTCGTAACTTACGGAATGGGCATTTACTGGGCAAAAGAAGCGGCGAAAAACTTTACCGGAAGAGTTGAAGTAATCGACTTACGAACATTAATTCCCCTTGATGAAGAATTGGTTTTCGAAAGAGTAAAAACGCACGGAAAATGTATTGTTTTAACAGAAGAGCAATTGAATAACTCTTTTGCAGAAGCCTTTGCACACAGAATTTCTAAGAATTGCTTTAAATATCTTGATGCTCCTGTTGAAACAATGGGATCTCTGGATACTCCGGCTGTTCCGATCAACTTAGTGCTGGAAAAAGAAATGCTGCCAAACGCAGAAAAGTTAAGTGCGAAAATTGAAGAAATGCTGAAATATTAA